From Ancylobacter pratisalsi, one genomic window encodes:
- a CDS encoding dihydrofolate reductase family protein, translated as MKPYVVCLMETSLDGRLHPSRFTASPQGGRADWGRLYEQVHGTLKADAWLVGRVTMAEMAKGVPHPPAAVGTVARPLHVATRAASYAIALDPSGKVHFKGASVGGDHAIALLGRDVPDRHLAELAADGVSYIVAEGPEIDLAATLEILSREFGIRRLAVEGGARANGAFFAAGLVDEFSVLIAPALDARPESEAIIDAGPDGLAGKVTLSFLAAETLEHGVVHLRYAVKTA; from the coding sequence ATGAAGCCCTATGTCGTCTGCCTGATGGAAACCTCGCTCGACGGGCGCCTGCACCCGAGCCGCTTCACCGCCAGCCCGCAGGGTGGCCGCGCCGATTGGGGCCGGCTCTATGAGCAGGTCCACGGCACGCTGAAGGCCGATGCCTGGCTGGTCGGCCGCGTCACCATGGCCGAGATGGCCAAGGGCGTGCCGCATCCGCCGGCGGCTGTCGGCACGGTCGCGCGCCCGCTCCATGTTGCGACGCGGGCGGCAAGCTACGCCATCGCGCTCGATCCTTCCGGCAAGGTGCACTTCAAGGGGGCCAGCGTCGGCGGCGACCACGCCATCGCCCTGCTTGGCCGGGATGTGCCGGACCGCCACCTCGCCGAGCTTGCGGCCGATGGCGTCTCCTACATCGTCGCCGAAGGGCCCGAGATCGACCTTGCGGCGACGCTGGAGATTCTGTCGCGTGAGTTCGGCATCCGGCGCCTCGCGGTCGAGGGCGGGGCGCGCGCCAATGGCGCCTTCTTCGCCGCCGGCCTCGTCGATGAGTTCAGCGTGCTTATCGCACCCGCGCTCGATGCGCGGCCGGAAAGCGAGGCCATCATCGACGCGGGCCCGGACGGGCTCGCCGGCAAGGTCACCCTGTCGTTCCTCGCCGCCGAGACGCTCGAACACGGTGTAGTCCATCTACGTTACGCGGTGAAGACTGCCTAG
- a CDS encoding transcriptional regulator, protein MARAALTWGVLDLAREASISTQTIVRFERGEQLRSSTVAAMRDALEAAGIEFIPENGGGVGVRFRKPSASE, encoded by the coding sequence ATGGCGCGCGCGGCGTTGACGTGGGGAGTGCTCGATCTCGCTCGCGAGGCTTCTATTTCCACGCAGACGATCGTGCGTTTCGAACGCGGTGAACAGCTTCGTTCTTCGACAGTCGCAGCGATGCGGGACGCTCTAGAAGCCGCCGGCATCGAGTTCATTCCGGAGAACGGCGGCGGAGTCGGTGTGCGCTTCCGCAAACCATCAGCATCCGAATAA
- a CDS encoding flavin monoamine oxidase family protein has translation MTHACDIAIIGAGAAGIGAARRLAGRGLSIVVLEALPRLGGRAWTATTRGLSLDLGCGWLHSADRNPWARIAETAGFRLDRRRSAWDQQFGDLGAAPADWEAAGAAFDTWSRSLVDEPPASDRAIDAVERGERWLAYLQALSGYISGDELERISTADYVAYDSASTYLNWRLPAGYGTLITSRFPADVALHLATPVQRLDINGPAVELVTHRGTLRCRAAIITVSTHVLAGEAISWPSALAPWREAAARLPLGWNEKLFLEIVGASPFEAETHVHGDLHDPASGTYYIRPFDQAVIECFLGGAGARRVLTEGTDAAFAHATDQLVGLFGGDVRRALRPALASAWGATPAIGGGYSHALPGHRTARDQIARPFEERLFFAGEATHSTDFSTAHGALLSGIRAADEAAGALSGKRQ, from the coding sequence ATGACCCACGCTTGCGACATCGCCATCATCGGGGCGGGAGCGGCGGGCATCGGCGCCGCCCGGCGGCTGGCCGGTCGCGGCTTATCGATCGTCGTGCTGGAAGCACTGCCGCGCCTTGGCGGCCGCGCCTGGACTGCGACGACGCGCGGCCTGTCCCTGGACCTCGGCTGCGGCTGGCTGCATTCGGCCGACCGCAACCCGTGGGCGCGGATCGCCGAGACCGCCGGCTTCCGACTGGATCGCCGGCGCAGTGCCTGGGATCAACAGTTCGGCGATCTCGGGGCTGCCCCGGCGGATTGGGAAGCGGCCGGCGCGGCGTTCGACACCTGGAGCCGAAGCCTCGTCGATGAACCTCCGGCCAGCGACCGGGCAATTGACGCGGTGGAGCGCGGCGAGCGATGGCTCGCCTATCTCCAAGCCTTGAGCGGCTATATCAGCGGCGACGAACTGGAGCGCATATCGACCGCCGATTATGTCGCTTATGACAGCGCCTCGACCTATCTCAACTGGCGTCTGCCGGCTGGGTACGGCACTCTGATCACCTCCCGCTTCCCTGCCGACGTGGCGCTGCATCTTGCGACGCCGGTGCAGCGGCTCGACATCAACGGGCCCGCCGTCGAACTCGTCACCCATCGCGGCACGCTGCGCTGCCGGGCGGCGATCATCACCGTCTCCACGCATGTGCTTGCCGGCGAAGCGATCAGCTGGCCCTCTGCGCTCGCACCCTGGCGCGAGGCAGCGGCACGTCTGCCGCTCGGCTGGAACGAGAAGCTGTTTCTGGAGATCGTCGGAGCTTCACCCTTTGAGGCGGAGACCCATGTGCATGGCGATCTCCATGACCCGGCCTCCGGCACCTATTACATCCGTCCCTTCGACCAGGCTGTCATCGAGTGCTTCCTTGGCGGCGCCGGCGCCCGCCGCGTGCTGACGGAGGGAACAGACGCCGCCTTCGCCCATGCCACCGACCAGCTCGTGGGCCTCTTCGGCGGGGATGTGCGCCGCGCGCTGCGACCGGCTCTCGCCTCTGCCTGGGGCGCGACGCCCGCGATCGGCGGCGGCTATAGCCATGCCTTGCCCGGCCACCGCACCGCACGCGACCAGATCGCCCGCCCTTTCGAGGAGCGGTTGTTTTTCGCCGGCGAGGCCACGCACTCCACGGATTTTTCGACCGCACATGGCGCGCTGCTTAGTGGGATTCGCGCCGCAGACGAGGCGGCAGGAGCCCTCAGTGGTAAGCGGCAATAG
- a CDS encoding (R)-mandelonitrile lyase → MKSFAASLALSALTTTAVAAEETRRTRVAPEAVYQVAPGLGQFTDGVLFGEVWARDALKPRDRSLVTLAALIATGKTAEVGVHTARALDTGVTPVEIGEVVTHLAFYSGWPNALSAVTEVQRVYVDRGIGPVSPSDAARIELDAAAEAARSATVTTTVGPTAPELADLTNRVLFGDLWRRSELTSRDRSLITITALIAIGQPEQLPFHANRAMDSGLTRDEVAETVAHLGFYAGWPRAFSAVPVLQRVFESRTETPAQAPAPGVSAAPSGDLKIVRAKDAPSVPGPEDYFTGSVRISGNFKGGAPARVSGATVNFAPGARTAWHTHPLGQTLFIISGRGWVQKEGGPVEEVVPGDLVWIPPNVRHWHGASAGQAMSHLAVAEELDGKVVTWMEKVTDAQYRR, encoded by the coding sequence GTGAAGAGTTTTGCTGCCAGCCTCGCCCTGTCCGCGCTTACTACCACCGCGGTCGCTGCCGAAGAGACGCGCCGCACCCGCGTTGCGCCGGAGGCCGTCTATCAGGTCGCGCCGGGTCTGGGGCAATTCACGGATGGTGTCCTGTTTGGCGAGGTTTGGGCGCGCGATGCCCTCAAGCCGCGTGACCGCAGCCTTGTCACGCTGGCTGCGCTGATCGCGACCGGCAAGACCGCCGAGGTCGGGGTTCATACCGCCCGCGCGCTCGATACGGGGGTAACGCCGGTCGAGATCGGCGAGGTCGTCACTCATCTCGCCTTTTACAGCGGCTGGCCGAATGCGCTCTCGGCGGTCACCGAGGTGCAGCGAGTGTATGTTGATCGCGGCATCGGCCCGGTGAGCCCGAGTGATGCCGCCCGGATCGAACTGGACGCAGCCGCCGAGGCCGCCCGCTCCGCCACCGTCACCACCACGGTTGGGCCGACCGCGCCCGAACTGGCCGATCTGACCAACCGGGTTCTGTTCGGTGATCTCTGGCGGCGTTCGGAACTGACCTCCCGCGACCGCAGCCTCATTACCATCACGGCGCTAATTGCCATCGGCCAACCGGAGCAACTGCCCTTCCATGCCAACCGGGCGATGGACAGCGGGCTGACGCGCGACGAGGTTGCGGAAACGGTCGCGCATCTTGGCTTCTATGCCGGCTGGCCACGCGCCTTTTCCGCCGTTCCGGTGTTGCAGCGTGTTTTCGAAAGCCGGACCGAAACGCCGGCTCAAGCGCCTGCGCCCGGTGTGTCAGCCGCACCCTCTGGGGACCTTAAGATCGTGCGCGCCAAGGATGCGCCATCGGTACCTGGGCCGGAGGACTACTTCACCGGCAGTGTCCGCATCTCCGGCAATTTCAAGGGCGGCGCCCCCGCACGTGTCAGCGGAGCAACGGTGAACTTTGCGCCGGGCGCCCGCACGGCCTGGCACACGCATCCGCTGGGCCAGACCCTGTTCATCATTTCCGGACGCGGCTGGGTGCAGAAGGAAGGCGGACCGGTGGAAGAGGTGGTGCCCGGCGATCTGGTCTGGATTCCGCCCAATGTGCGCCACTGGCACGGGGCTAGCGCCGGGCAGGCCATGTCGCATCTGGCCGTGGCGGAGGAGCTCGACGGCAAGGTCGTCACCTGGATGGAGAAGGTGACGGACGCTCAGTATCGGAGATGA
- the rplU gene encoding 50S ribosomal protein L21 codes for MFAVIKTGGKQYRVAADELLTVGKIDAEAGASVTLPVLMLGGESPKVGAPLVDGAAVTVEVVKHTRGAKVIAFKKRRRQNSRRKIGHRQDFTVVRVTSITGA; via the coding sequence ATGTTCGCGGTCATTAAGACAGGTGGCAAGCAGTATCGCGTTGCCGCTGACGAACTGCTCACCGTCGGCAAGATCGATGCCGAAGCTGGCGCTTCCGTGACCCTGCCGGTGCTGATGCTCGGCGGCGAAAGCCCGAAGGTCGGCGCTCCGCTGGTCGACGGCGCGGCGGTCACCGTCGAGGTCGTCAAGCATACTCGTGGCGCCAAGGTCATTGCGTTCAAGAAGCGCCGCCGGCAGAATTCGCGCCGGAAGATCGGGCACCGCCAGGACTTCACCGTGGTCCGCGTGACCTCCATCACCGGCGCCTGA
- the rpmA gene encoding 50S ribosomal protein L27: MAHKKAGGSSRNGRDSAGRRLGVKKFGSEKVVAGNIIIRQRGTKWHPGVNVGMGKDHTLFALCEGRVEFRAKANDRTYVSVVPAAEAAE, translated from the coding sequence ATGGCTCACAAAAAGGCAGGCGGTTCCTCCCGCAACGGTCGCGATTCGGCTGGTCGTCGTCTCGGCGTGAAGAAGTTCGGCAGCGAGAAGGTCGTGGCCGGCAACATTATTATTCGTCAGCGCGGGACCAAGTGGCATCCCGGCGTGAATGTGGGCATGGGCAAAGACCATACCCTTTTTGCCCTTTGCGAGGGCCGAGTCGAATTCCGCGCCAAAGCCAATGACCGAACCTACGTAAGCGTTGTACCGGCCGCCGAGGCCGCCGAATAA
- a CDS encoding GNAT family N-acetyltransferase, with product MTIVEATPGSSLAESSTAVLETGRLILRVPRIEDMAWIAELADNRKVAEMTANIPHPYGMADAAAFIANLPGGREAVTFAVFLKNEAALRGAEASTFGPPIPVGMCGFNRREDDVPEIGYWLGEPYWDRGLATEATRALIDHAFGDSDLDALVGSARVVNPASRRVLEKCGFQWTGVGLTRVRALGASVPVDRFRLERRLWSSLRAWGASAHPIRRDIDTRH from the coding sequence ATGACCATCGTTGAAGCGACCCCCGGGTCAAGCCTTGCCGAGAGCAGTACCGCCGTCCTCGAAACCGGCCGCCTGATCCTGCGCGTGCCCCGGATCGAGGACATGGCCTGGATCGCGGAGCTCGCCGACAATCGCAAGGTCGCGGAGATGACCGCGAACATTCCCCACCCCTATGGGATGGCGGATGCCGCAGCCTTCATCGCCAATCTTCCGGGAGGGCGCGAGGCGGTGACCTTCGCGGTGTTCCTCAAGAATGAGGCGGCGCTGCGGGGCGCGGAGGCGTCCACCTTCGGCCCACCGATCCCGGTGGGGATGTGCGGCTTCAACCGCCGCGAGGACGACGTGCCCGAGATCGGCTACTGGCTCGGCGAACCCTATTGGGATCGCGGGCTCGCCACCGAGGCGACGCGGGCGCTGATCGACCATGCCTTCGGCGACAGCGACCTCGACGCGCTGGTCGGTTCGGCACGCGTGGTCAATCCGGCCTCGCGCCGGGTGCTGGAGAAGTGCGGCTTCCAGTGGACCGGGGTCGGGCTGACGCGGGTGCGCGCGCTCGGCGCTTCGGTGCCGGTGGACCGCTTTCGTCTCGAACGCCGGCTGTGGAGCTCGCTGCGCGCCTGGGGCGCCAGCGCGCATCCGATCCGGCGCGATATCGATACCCGGCACTGA
- a CDS encoding c-type cytochrome, translating to MASRFLAVLTCSTLALSVLAPSVRAQDAAGERLFRTRCASCHSLEPGQNRIGPSLNGVIGRKAGSVEGARYSAGLRDLGITWDAAQIDTFLANPRAMAKGSTMTISVTNAADRAAITAYLQSQPASN from the coding sequence ATGGCCTCTCGATTCCTCGCCGTACTTACCTGCTCAACTCTCGCCCTTTCGGTGCTCGCGCCGTCGGTCCGCGCGCAGGACGCCGCTGGAGAGCGCCTGTTTCGCACCCGCTGCGCCTCCTGCCATTCCCTCGAGCCGGGACAGAACCGGATCGGCCCCAGCCTGAACGGCGTCATCGGACGCAAGGCGGGAAGTGTCGAGGGCGCACGCTATTCGGCCGGCCTGCGCGACCTCGGCATCACCTGGGATGCGGCGCAGATCGACACCTTCCTCGCCAATCCGCGGGCCATGGCGAAGGGAAGCACCATGACCATCTCCGTGACCAACGCGGCGGATCGCGCGGCGATCACCGCCTATCTGCAGAGCCAGCCGGCAAGCAACTGA
- a CDS encoding DUF3363 domain-containing protein, translating into MAQDGSDKFRVRPGRIRQRGTRQSGLATLPFRRQVEIAVREAGGWSGRKGSGRYNARGRGVRAAGALSGVDRGWKVDAGGRFRSRRVVVKARVVKLGAVRGRGGRKTVGPSAKAVDAHLRYLQRDGVTPDRQKGRCYSAVEDEADGKAFLERGREDRHQFRFIVAPEDGLELGDLKGFTRELMGQMENDLGTKLDWIAVDHHNTGHPHTHVLVRGVTDEGRTLTIAGDYIAHGIRHRASDIITRELGPQSEVELQQKLASEVEAERLTRLDRLLIQEQEREGSVDLFISGNRLIRENQNLLLGRLRKLEGYGLANEDFPSEWMVASRTEATLNEMEARNDVIRSMRQAVEDNGLGEERGTSQFVRHGQEPEQTLAGRVLGKGLAGDGLSETTYLVVDGIDARVHHVEFADAVKLEGVQRGMIVEVTPPITQPRMVDLNIQQNADPDGVYSPSTHLARIRDRFAEQGKDPEAYIRSHVRRLEALRRAGHVERVHAEHWNIPKDLPERGLAYDRSLGGKGPNIRIASEFSLDRQIGAEGATWLDRELVAPTSRSPDGFGRDVALALDQRRSKLVDMGLATRQPSGGIEAPDLLNRLGRREVERVAADIAKSTGLAYRPSTRGEYVSGTVTRQLQLVSGRFAMLEHGLGFQLVPWQPMLDKQVGRQLSGVMRGDGGIEWEVGRQRGLGL; encoded by the coding sequence ATGGCACAGGACGGCAGTGACAAATTCCGGGTACGGCCGGGTCGGATTCGTCAGCGTGGCACGCGACAGAGCGGCCTTGCGACGCTGCCGTTCCGGCGCCAGGTCGAGATCGCCGTGCGCGAGGCCGGCGGATGGTCAGGCCGGAAAGGAAGCGGGCGTTACAACGCCCGCGGTCGCGGCGTCCGGGCGGCGGGCGCGCTTTCCGGTGTTGACCGCGGCTGGAAGGTCGATGCCGGTGGACGCTTCCGCTCTCGCCGCGTGGTGGTGAAGGCGCGGGTGGTGAAGCTCGGCGCCGTGCGGGGGCGCGGAGGTCGCAAGACAGTCGGCCCTTCCGCTAAGGCGGTCGATGCGCATCTGCGCTATCTCCAGCGCGACGGCGTCACGCCCGACAGGCAGAAGGGACGCTGCTACTCGGCGGTCGAGGATGAGGCCGATGGCAAGGCGTTCCTGGAGCGCGGCCGCGAGGACCGCCACCAGTTCCGCTTCATCGTCGCGCCGGAAGATGGGCTGGAGCTCGGCGACCTCAAAGGCTTCACCCGCGAGCTCATGGGGCAGATGGAGAATGATCTCGGTACCAAGCTCGACTGGATCGCGGTCGATCATCACAACACTGGCCATCCCCACACCCATGTGCTGGTGCGCGGCGTCACCGATGAGGGACGCACCCTCACCATAGCGGGCGACTACATCGCCCATGGGATACGCCACAGAGCTAGCGACATCATCACCCGTGAGCTCGGCCCGCAGAGCGAGGTGGAGTTGCAGCAGAAACTCGCCTCCGAGGTCGAGGCCGAGCGGCTCACCCGGCTGGATCGTCTCTTGATCCAGGAGCAGGAACGCGAGGGCTCTGTCGATCTGTTCATCAGCGGCAACCGGCTGATCCGGGAGAACCAGAATCTCCTCCTCGGCCGGTTGCGCAAGCTGGAGGGCTATGGCCTCGCCAACGAGGACTTCCCCAGCGAGTGGATGGTCGCGTCACGCACGGAAGCGACCCTCAACGAGATGGAAGCCCGCAATGACGTCATCCGCTCCATGCGCCAGGCCGTCGAAGACAATGGCCTCGGGGAAGAGCGCGGCACCAGCCAATTTGTCCGCCATGGGCAGGAGCCCGAGCAGACGCTCGCCGGCCGGGTGCTGGGCAAGGGACTTGCCGGCGACGGTTTGAGCGAGACCACCTATCTCGTGGTCGATGGGATCGACGCCCGCGTCCACCATGTCGAGTTCGCGGACGCGGTTAAGCTCGAGGGCGTCCAGCGCGGTATGATCGTCGAGGTCACGCCGCCGATCACCCAGCCGCGCATGGTCGATCTCAATATTCAGCAGAATGCCGACCCGGATGGTGTCTACAGCCCGAGTACGCACCTCGCCCGCATTCGCGACCGCTTCGCCGAACAGGGCAAGGACCCGGAGGCCTATATCCGCTCGCATGTCCGGCGATTGGAAGCCCTCCGACGCGCCGGTCATGTCGAGCGGGTTCATGCGGAACATTGGAACATCCCTAAGGATCTCCCCGAGCGAGGCCTTGCCTATGACCGCTCGCTTGGCGGCAAAGGCCCCAACATTCGGATCGCGTCAGAGTTCTCGCTCGACCGGCAGATCGGCGCGGAGGGCGCCACCTGGCTCGACCGGGAGCTCGTCGCGCCGACATCGCGTTCACCCGACGGGTTCGGCAGAGACGTTGCCCTTGCCCTCGATCAACGGCGGAGCAAACTCGTCGACATGGGCCTCGCCACGCGGCAACCTAGCGGGGGAATTGAGGCACCCGACCTGCTCAACCGTCTGGGGCGCCGTGAGGTTGAGCGTGTCGCTGCCGACATCGCGAAATCTACGGGTTTGGCCTACCGGCCCTCCACCCGCGGCGAGTATGTGTCCGGCACCGTCACCCGCCAGCTTCAGCTCGTCTCCGGCCGCTTCGCCATGCTGGAGCACGGGCTCGGCTTCCAACTCGTGCCTTGGCAGCCAATGCTCGACAAGCAGGTCGGCCGGCAACTTTCCGGTGTCATGCGCGGAGATGGCGGGATCGAGTGGGAGGTCGGCCGGCAGAGGGGGCTGGGGTTGTGA
- a CDS encoding NAD(P)-dependent alcohol dehydrogenase codes for MKTVGYAARSETTPLRPYDFERRELLPNDVAMEVLYCGVCHSDLHQARDDWGWSHYPLVPGHEIIGRVTAVGNEVKHYAVGDHVAVGCLVDSCQSCDQCRKGLEQLCRKMPVQTYSDTERFSCDPSTPTQGGYSKHLVVREEFVLRVPEGLDLSKAAPLLCAGITTYSPLRTWNVGPGSRVAVVGLGGLGHMAVKLATAMGADVTVLSRTRDKEVDALALGADRLLVSSDTEAMAEAASSFDLIIDTVPVKHDLNPYIPLLDVDATLVIVGQIGPLTEPSTVPLLLGRRRIAGSPIGGMAETQEMLNFCAKVGVLPDVEMIRIQDINAAFERLEKADVRYRFVIDMASLPLPDAA; via the coding sequence ATGAAGACCGTTGGCTATGCGGCGCGCTCGGAGACGACTCCGCTCCGTCCCTATGATTTCGAGCGGCGTGAGTTGCTGCCGAACGATGTCGCCATGGAGGTGCTCTATTGCGGCGTCTGCCATTCGGACCTGCATCAGGCGCGCGATGACTGGGGCTGGAGCCACTACCCACTGGTACCCGGCCACGAGATCATCGGCCGCGTGACTGCCGTCGGCAATGAGGTCAAGCATTACGCGGTCGGCGACCATGTGGCGGTCGGCTGTCTGGTGGATTCGTGCCAGAGCTGCGACCAGTGCCGGAAGGGGCTGGAACAGCTCTGCCGCAAGATGCCGGTGCAGACCTATAGCGACACCGAGCGTTTCTCCTGCGACCCGAGCACGCCCACCCAGGGTGGCTATTCCAAGCACCTCGTGGTGCGTGAGGAGTTCGTGCTGCGCGTGCCGGAAGGGCTGGACCTTTCCAAGGCGGCGCCGCTGCTCTGCGCCGGCATCACCACCTATTCGCCATTGCGCACCTGGAATGTCGGACCGGGCAGCCGCGTCGCCGTGGTCGGTCTCGGCGGGCTCGGCCATATGGCGGTGAAGCTCGCCACCGCCATGGGCGCCGATGTCACTGTGCTCAGCCGCACCCGGGACAAGGAAGTCGACGCGCTGGCGCTGGGCGCTGATCGTCTGCTGGTGTCGAGCGACACGGAAGCGATGGCGGAGGCGGCGAGCAGCTTCGACCTGATCATCGACACCGTACCCGTCAAGCACGATCTCAATCCCTATATCCCGCTGCTGGATGTGGACGCGACGCTGGTGATCGTCGGCCAGATCGGCCCACTGACCGAGCCGAGCACCGTACCGCTGCTGCTCGGTCGGCGCCGCATCGCCGGCTCACCCATTGGCGGCATGGCGGAAACGCAGGAAATGCTGAACTTCTGCGCGAAGGTCGGCGTTCTCCCCGATGTCGAGATGATCCGTATCCAGGACATCAACGCGGCGTTCGAGCGGCTGGAAAAGGCCGATGTGCGCTATCGTTTTGTCATCGACATGGCCTCGCTTCCGCTGCCTGACGCGGCCTGA
- a CDS encoding LysR family transcriptional regulator, translated as MDETTFDWSDLRIFLAVARTGGLAAAAKASGQSSATLGRHIVDLERALGEELFRRLPSGYALTEAGKKRLAQIEAVEDRILDMVRNASDRDAGLPIRISAGTWMTWFLTRHIDALGAARNILVFSAAEERHNIGRREALIGIRNQRPSEPGLAVRRTVTVTFAPYALNSGPVRDDWIACTVDTPSARWVRSHLRDRIRMEVSNPRSLLDLALAGAGQVVLPCFVGAAHESLIRTGPVIEEISHEQWLVVHGEDRNRSGVRETIDAIARLIAANRALFTPMQDA; from the coding sequence ATGGATGAAACGACGTTCGACTGGTCGGACCTTCGGATCTTTCTGGCCGTCGCACGGACCGGCGGGCTTGCGGCGGCGGCGAAGGCTAGCGGGCAGAGCTCTGCGACACTGGGGCGCCATATCGTCGATCTGGAGCGTGCTCTTGGCGAGGAACTGTTTCGCCGTCTGCCAAGTGGCTACGCGCTGACGGAAGCTGGCAAGAAACGTCTCGCGCAGATCGAGGCGGTGGAGGACCGCATTCTCGATATGGTGCGGAATGCCTCCGATCGGGACGCCGGACTACCCATCCGCATCTCTGCTGGAACCTGGATGACCTGGTTCCTGACCCGGCACATCGACGCGCTGGGGGCGGCCAGGAACATCCTTGTCTTCAGCGCAGCGGAGGAGCGGCACAATATAGGCCGGCGTGAAGCGCTCATCGGCATCCGCAACCAACGCCCTTCCGAACCGGGATTGGCGGTGCGACGCACAGTGACGGTGACCTTCGCACCCTATGCTCTGAACAGCGGACCGGTGCGTGACGATTGGATCGCCTGCACGGTCGACACCCCATCCGCACGCTGGGTTCGAAGCCATCTACGCGACCGCATCCGGATGGAGGTGTCGAACCCGCGTTCGCTCCTCGATCTGGCGCTGGCCGGCGCCGGGCAGGTGGTGCTGCCGTGCTTCGTCGGCGCTGCCCATGAGAGCCTGATCAGGACGGGGCCGGTGATCGAGGAAATCTCCCACGAGCAATGGCTGGTCGTTCACGGTGAGGACCGGAACAGGAGCGGTGTGCGCGAGACAATCGACGCCATCGCCCGTCTGATCGCTGCAAATCGCGCTCTGTTCACTCCAATGCAGGACGCCTGA
- a CDS encoding aldo/keto reductase has product MTSRLQTAPRIGMGCWAIGGPFWFGEIAAGYSGADDVESVRAVHAAWDHGIRVFDTSAVYGAGHSERLLGKALAGRDDAVIVSKFGHSIDATTRQLKGPRFEPEYVRWSVEHSLKRLGRDYIDVMLLHLNDLPVADAEPAFETLEAFVAVGAIGSYGWSTDFPASAGAMARRLGFSTVQHSMNLFFDAPSMCRVAREHGLTQLIRSPLGMGVLTGKFDDGRSIPGGDVRAGPPDWQGYFDGGRPREDLARQMAAVRELLTVGGRTLTQGALCWLLAKGPMILPIPGAKTTAQAIENAAAVVFGPLPESVMEEIETVLQRPPEGLPRAR; this is encoded by the coding sequence ATGACATCAAGATTGCAAACGGCACCACGCATCGGCATGGGCTGCTGGGCCATCGGAGGCCCGTTCTGGTTCGGCGAGATCGCGGCCGGATATTCCGGCGCGGACGATGTTGAATCCGTGCGGGCCGTCCATGCCGCGTGGGACCACGGGATCCGGGTGTTCGACACCTCCGCCGTCTATGGCGCAGGCCATTCCGAGCGGCTTCTAGGCAAGGCCCTGGCGGGACGGGATGATGCAGTAATCGTCTCCAAATTTGGCCATTCGATCGATGCCACGACAAGGCAGCTGAAGGGCCCCCGCTTCGAACCTGAGTATGTTCGCTGGTCGGTCGAGCACAGCCTGAAACGCCTGGGCCGGGATTATATCGACGTCATGCTGCTGCATCTCAACGACCTCCCGGTCGCGGACGCCGAGCCGGCCTTCGAGACGCTGGAAGCCTTCGTCGCGGTCGGGGCGATCGGCAGCTATGGCTGGAGCACGGATTTTCCTGCAAGCGCCGGGGCCATGGCCCGCCGCCTTGGCTTCTCGACGGTTCAGCATTCCATGAACCTGTTCTTCGATGCACCGTCCATGTGCCGGGTGGCGAGGGAGCACGGCCTGACCCAGCTCATCCGCTCGCCGCTCGGCATGGGCGTGCTGACGGGCAAGTTCGATGATGGGCGCTCCATACCCGGAGGCGACGTCCGCGCCGGCCCACCGGACTGGCAGGGTTATTTCGACGGTGGCCGTCCCCGCGAGGATCTGGCACGGCAGATGGCTGCCGTTCGCGAACTGCTCACGGTCGGAGGCCGAACGCTGACTCAGGGGGCTCTGTGCTGGTTGCTGGCGAAAGGTCCAATGATCTTGCCAATTCCAGGCGCCAAGACCACCGCCCAAGCGATCGAGAACGCCGCCGCCGTGGTTTTTGGCCCACTGCCGGAGAGCGTGATGGAGGAAATCGAGACGGTTCTCCAGCGCCCACCCGAGGGCCTGCCACGCGCCCGTTGA